In a genomic window of Ignavibacteria bacterium:
- a CDS encoding LamG domain-containing protein, protein MIIKKLLGYVFIIVLALCLAPYLRSQPGPMTVHEWASITIEAYVNGERANPEIVDVEISAPAGRTTRGRTRFDSLDPGSYTIVARIGPYVGTKRVIARAGESTTERIYMSESGRDKQVARIILRDAVFKEPMTDHSVQFDSDSSVTTDAEGGVTKTLVTPGTSFTITGLVQGKRSFVGRVTTVPGATMRYIVEVASDYWQNPITNGLLAWYPMNSGADTLKDASPFHRNGTYGSSQPTECVDRHGANGGARFFSNGTDAAVVPDSAWQCSFPMTVSFWIKVDKRTAETSFFLGKYLHPNGEGWSVFFEGERLCAGYFRSNFNNWSRVNTVTEIDSLWHHVVITIASDQLTLYVDGARAPARPFATPGVSTTTTEPLSIGKIRSTINHSINGFVGAFDDIMFFNRVLDEAEIRKLGE, encoded by the coding sequence ATGATCATCAAGAAGCTTCTCGGATATGTTTTTATCATCGTGTTGGCGCTGTGCCTAGCCCCTTATCTCAGATCACAGCCCGGACCAATGACGGTGCACGAATGGGCGTCGATCACCATTGAAGCCTATGTGAATGGGGAACGGGCGAATCCGGAGATCGTGGATGTGGAGATCTCAGCTCCTGCCGGACGTACTACACGGGGTCGAACACGATTCGATAGTCTCGACCCAGGTTCCTATACCATCGTTGCTCGCATTGGTCCGTACGTTGGGACGAAACGTGTGATCGCACGTGCAGGCGAATCCACCACGGAACGTATCTACATGTCCGAAAGTGGACGTGATAAACAGGTAGCGCGGATCATCCTCCGTGATGCTGTGTTCAAAGAGCCGATGACGGATCACAGTGTGCAGTTCGATTCGGATAGCTCTGTTACAACAGATGCTGAAGGTGGTGTTACAAAGACCCTTGTTACGCCCGGGACGTCCTTCACGATCACCGGACTGGTTCAAGGGAAGCGGTCATTCGTGGGCAGGGTGACAACAGTCCCCGGAGCAACAATGCGATACATAGTGGAGGTGGCGAGCGATTATTGGCAAAATCCAATCACAAATGGACTCCTCGCCTGGTATCCGATGAACAGTGGTGCTGACACTCTCAAGGACGCCAGTCCATTTCATAGAAACGGTACATACGGAAGTTCACAGCCCACGGAATGTGTGGATAGGCATGGGGCGAATGGTGGCGCACGATTCTTTTCGAATGGGACGGATGCTGCAGTAGTGCCGGATAGCGCCTGGCAATGTTCGTTTCCGATGACCGTGAGTTTCTGGATCAAGGTCGACAAAAGAACCGCTGAAACGTCCTTTTTCCTTGGCAAGTACCTTCACCCAAACGGCGAAGGATGGTCGGTCTTCTTTGAAGGCGAGAGGCTCTGCGCCGGCTACTTCCGCTCGAACTTCAACAACTGGTCGCGCGTTAACACAGTGACCGAGATCGACTCGCTCTGGCACCATGTTGTGATCACCATTGCAAGTGATCAACTTACGTTGTACGTAGATGGTGCCCGAGCACCTGCACGTCCGTTCGCCACACCAGGAGTCTCAACAACAACTACCGAACCACTCTCGATCGGTAAGATCCGCTCAACAATCAACCATAGTATCAACGGATTCGTTGGCGCGTTCGATGATATCATGTTCTTCAACCGAGTACTAGACGAAGCGGAGATACGAAAGCTCGGAGAGTAA
- the bamD gene encoding outer membrane protein assembly factor BamD, with amino-acid sequence MPAPYRIFLALFAISLFSCASSDEAKKQRTVDDVWASAKKSYDDGDWLDAQSGMEVIKLQYPASQYADDAQYYLAEITFERGEFIMAAFNYNLIRRSYPSSEFVRPAMYKTALCYDKISLPADRDQENTRKALQAYADYQAMFMSDSLSREAAVRTRELRDRLAERNWIIAEHYMRTQARRAASIHLDAIIDEYPDSKWLEKAMVLKLQILEWQEKNDDARTLIAMYRRMVKDPQLKDDVDEIEKGLP; translated from the coding sequence ATGCCAGCCCCCTACCGAATATTTCTTGCCCTTTTCGCTATTTCGCTCTTCTCTTGTGCATCGTCTGACGAGGCAAAGAAGCAGCGGACTGTAGACGATGTTTGGGCCAGTGCCAAGAAGTCCTACGATGACGGCGATTGGCTTGATGCTCAGTCGGGTATGGAAGTGATCAAACTTCAATACCCCGCATCCCAATACGCCGACGACGCCCAGTATTATCTGGCTGAGATCACGTTCGAACGCGGTGAGTTCATCATGGCGGCGTTCAATTACAATCTGATCAGACGTTCCTATCCGTCGAGTGAGTTCGTACGACCTGCGATGTACAAGACCGCACTCTGCTACGACAAGATCTCGTTGCCGGCTGACCGCGATCAAGAGAATACGCGCAAGGCCTTGCAGGCCTATGCAGACTATCAAGCGATGTTCATGAGCGACTCGCTCTCTCGCGAGGCAGCCGTGCGCACACGGGAACTGCGAGACCGACTTGCTGAGCGGAACTGGATCATCGCCGAACACTACATGCGCACCCAGGCACGTCGTGCAGCTTCGATTCATCTTGATGCGATCATTGATGAATACCCCGACTCCAAGTGGCTCGAAAAGGCAATGGTACTGAAGCTGCAGATCCTTGAGTGGCAGGAGAAGAACGATGATGCACGCACATTGATCGCGATGTATCGTCGAATGGTGAAGGATCCGCAGCTCAAGGACGATGTTGACGAAATTGAAAAAGGACTTCCGTGA
- a CDS encoding acyl-CoA thioesterase, which produces MTELVLPNDTNYLGNLLGGRLMHWVDIAAALSAQRHSSKVCVTASVDEISFNEPIKLGHVVHIRSVLTRAFRTSMEVYVEVWREDPLHGTRTRTSEAYLTFVAIDQYGKPLPAPPLEPVTDDEKRRFEEAAIRRENRLRARETMKALRG; this is translated from the coding sequence ATGACGGAGCTTGTGCTCCCGAACGACACCAATTACCTTGGCAATCTCCTTGGCGGACGCCTTATGCACTGGGTGGACATCGCCGCAGCGCTCAGCGCGCAACGCCACAGCAGCAAGGTCTGCGTAACAGCATCAGTAGACGAGATCAGTTTCAACGAGCCGATCAAACTCGGTCACGTGGTCCACATCCGCTCCGTTCTTACCCGTGCCTTCCGCACATCGATGGAAGTGTACGTTGAGGTTTGGCGCGAAGACCCGTTGCATGGCACCCGTACACGTACGTCGGAAGCCTATCTCACGTTTGTGGCCATTGATCAATATGGCAAGCCCCTTCCCGCACCTCCTCTCGAGCCCGTAACGGATGACGAGAAACGTCGGTTCGAAGAAGCCGCCATCCGCAGAGAAAACCGTCTTCGTGCTCGCGAGACGATGAAGGCCTTACGCGGATGA
- a CDS encoding alkylphosphonate utilization protein has protein sequence MEIKDSLGNVLATGDTIKVIKDLKVGGTSVTLKGGQVIKKIRVTDDPDHVDCKVDGIRIAVKTEFVRKVS, from the coding sequence ATGGAAATCAAAGACTCCCTCGGTAACGTGCTCGCAACAGGCGACACGATCAAGGTCATCAAGGACCTCAAAGTTGGCGGAACTAGTGTAACGCTCAAGGGCGGCCAGGTGATCAAGAAGATCCGTGTAACGGACGATCCTGATCATGTCGACTGCAAGGTTGACGGCATCAGGATCGCCGTAAAAACAGAGTTCGTGAGAAAAGTCTCGTAA
- a CDS encoding DUF5103 domain-containing protein, whose product MIRWVLVGLVVASTIGWSQDEIPTVRMIRAYGGNNESLPPIVMMDKDVDKNVGSEFATIEFDLTAQTIPNVYARITHCKADWSPDDNGFLTDVTNRSSIVDWTLAPERSKYYRYRGKMQIPNPQTSLRFSGNWLVTLHDLNTDAVLGQTRIFAVQKRAAMSLAFMTDFYEPVKRVSSIAYTIEATVTEPTGDLLTNNLHTVTFYRNNRWNEPFIVSERAPWDVNPRGIGSAIVGILNGGKVFRVSRLPAQNEYRILDLSDQSRYPFTGQPVRMPLSDLRRNGMFYERSDDGALVTTMISGYSDEYVPVEILLDPAPGGPSEDDVFVVGSFNQWKPDKSWMMYFDEELRLYRCRQWLRRGRHNYLYATGRLSADADQILDLTYEEFEGNTASASNSFVAFAYYRELDYGGYDGIVAVTASNIYTSGR is encoded by the coding sequence ATGATCCGATGGGTGCTCGTTGGACTTGTTGTGGCATCAACCATTGGTTGGTCCCAGGATGAGATCCCAACTGTGCGCATGATCCGCGCATACGGCGGCAATAATGAGAGTCTGCCACCCATCGTGATGATGGATAAGGACGTCGACAAGAACGTGGGTTCAGAGTTTGCCACCATTGAGTTCGATCTCACTGCGCAGACCATTCCCAATGTCTACGCGCGCATCACGCATTGCAAGGCCGATTGGTCGCCCGACGATAACGGCTTTCTTACGGATGTAACCAACCGCTCAAGTATCGTCGATTGGACACTCGCTCCCGAGCGATCCAAGTATTATCGATATCGCGGGAAGATGCAGATCCCAAACCCTCAAACATCGCTTCGTTTCAGCGGCAACTGGCTCGTTACGCTCCACGATCTCAACACCGATGCCGTGTTGGGTCAGACCAGGATCTTTGCCGTGCAGAAACGCGCAGCCATGTCGCTGGCCTTTATGACGGACTTCTACGAACCCGTCAAACGTGTAAGCTCCATCGCCTATACCATCGAAGCCACTGTTACTGAGCCAACCGGTGATCTCCTCACCAACAACCTTCACACCGTAACGTTCTACCGCAACAATCGATGGAACGAACCCTTCATTGTTTCCGAGCGTGCTCCGTGGGATGTGAACCCTCGCGGTATAGGCAGTGCCATTGTTGGAATTCTGAATGGCGGCAAGGTGTTCCGTGTATCACGACTTCCCGCACAGAATGAATACCGCATTCTTGATCTCTCCGATCAGTCGCGATACCCCTTTACCGGTCAACCCGTTCGTATGCCTCTTAGCGATCTCCGTCGCAACGGCATGTTCTACGAACGTTCTGATGATGGCGCTCTTGTGACAACCATGATCTCCGGGTACAGCGATGAATACGTGCCAGTGGAGATACTTCTTGATCCCGCACCTGGCGGACCAAGTGAAGATGACGTGTTCGTTGTGGGGTCGTTCAATCAGTGGAAGCCCGACAAGTCGTGGATGATGTATTTCGACGAAGAGCTGCGACTCTACCGATGTCGGCAATGGCTACGTCGCGGCAGACACAACTACCTCTACGCCACCGGTCGCCTCAGCGCCGACGCCGACCAGATCCTCGATCTCACCTACGAAGAATTCGAAGGCAACACCGCCTCCGCCTCCAACAGCTTCGTTGCCTTCGCCTACTACCGCGAGCTCGACTACGGCGGCTATGACGGCATCGTTGCCGTGACTGCGTCGAACATCTATACGTCAGGACGATAG
- a CDS encoding SRPBCC family protein, with amino-acid sequence MKLLKWIGIVIASIILIVVVGGLLLSDKGHVARTGFVDASPRQVKALVNDLSLIKSWSPWLAMDTNAVLTFSGPTKGVGAKYTWVSEKLDNGSYTIASSTPEKIEIDLVFGQMEPALATFTFTPKGNGTEVTWTLDTDAKGNIFSRWFNVMLDLMVGPDFEKGIASMSSPAKKIAMGKIVQMEEYNCAGGFGLGIRSTIKASEIGTTLAKHYGAIMQFMAQNNITMEGYPMAIYHTWDGKTTDMEAVIPIKAPAKGNEAIHPVILDKGPMIIAHYYGPYEDSEMAHTACLAWLKEHGKTARSAPFEEYVGDPGTEKDPMKWLTKVYYSY; translated from the coding sequence ATGAAACTCCTCAAGTGGATCGGCATCGTCATCGCCAGCATCATCCTCATCGTTGTTGTTGGCGGACTCCTTCTCTCTGACAAGGGGCATGTGGCTCGCACTGGTTTTGTGGACGCATCACCACGTCAGGTCAAAGCACTTGTCAACGACCTGAGTTTGATCAAGAGCTGGTCACCGTGGCTTGCCATGGATACCAATGCAGTCCTCACATTCTCTGGTCCTACCAAGGGTGTCGGGGCCAAATACACGTGGGTCAGTGAAAAGCTCGACAATGGCTCCTACACCATCGCATCCTCTACACCAGAGAAGATCGAGATCGACCTTGTCTTTGGCCAGATGGAACCCGCGTTGGCAACGTTCACATTTACACCGAAGGGCAACGGCACCGAGGTCACGTGGACACTGGATACCGACGCCAAGGGCAACATCTTCTCACGGTGGTTCAACGTCATGCTTGATCTGATGGTTGGCCCTGACTTCGAAAAAGGCATTGCCAGCATGTCATCCCCAGCCAAAAAGATCGCGATGGGCAAAATCGTCCAGATGGAAGAATACAACTGCGCAGGTGGTTTTGGTCTGGGCATCCGCTCAACCATCAAGGCCTCCGAGATCGGAACAACCTTGGCAAAGCACTACGGAGCCATCATGCAGTTCATGGCCCAGAACAACATCACCATGGAAGGCTACCCAATGGCCATCTACCACACCTGGGATGGCAAGACAACAGATATGGAAGCAGTGATCCCCATCAAGGCACCTGCTAAGGGCAACGAGGCCATCCACCCTGTCATCCTCGACAAGGGGCCAATGATCATCGCTCACTACTACGGTCCGTATGAAGACTCTGAGATGGCCCATACCGCATGTCTGGCCTGGCTCAAAGAACACGGCAAAACAGCCCGCTCAGCCCCCTTCGAAGAGTATGTAGGCGATCCCGGAACCGAGAAGGACCCGATGAAGTGGCTCACGAAGGTGTATTATAGTTACTAG
- a CDS encoding response regulator transcription factor — protein sequence MTPSLQLLIVDDDAPIRRVIRIAAEATGYRVEEAESVQEARVKAAFIQPNIVILDLGLPDGSGLDVLQSLRTWTSVPVLVLTAQADDAMIVRVLDAGADDYIVKPFSMPTLLARMRVALRHHASIETGESRRTIGPLSIDFAARVVTKNGEEVHLTSTEYDLLALLCKHAGRVLTHSFILNAIWGSSNEDPQIVRVFIRQLRAKIESNPTHPTLIRTEIGVGYRMEEG from the coding sequence ATGACCCCATCACTTCAACTTCTTATCGTGGACGACGACGCGCCAATTCGGCGTGTGATACGGATAGCTGCGGAAGCAACTGGCTATCGTGTTGAGGAGGCTGAGTCTGTCCAAGAGGCGCGAGTGAAGGCTGCCTTCATTCAGCCTAACATTGTCATACTCGATCTTGGTCTTCCGGACGGAAGTGGATTGGACGTGTTGCAGTCGCTTCGAACGTGGACCTCTGTGCCCGTCCTTGTGCTTACCGCGCAAGCAGACGACGCCATGATCGTCCGCGTTCTCGATGCAGGCGCGGATGATTACATCGTCAAGCCGTTCTCAATGCCTACGCTATTGGCACGTATGCGTGTTGCACTCCGCCATCATGCCAGCATCGAAACCGGTGAATCGCGGCGAACGATCGGCCCCCTGTCCATAGACTTCGCTGCTCGTGTGGTAACGAAAAACGGAGAAGAAGTCCACCTCACATCAACCGAGTATGATCTGCTAGCTCTGCTGTGCAAACATGCCGGACGTGTCCTTACACACTCCTTTATTCTCAATGCGATATGGGGCTCATCAAACGAAGATCCCCAGATCGTCCGCGTCTTCATCCGACAACTACGCGCCAAGATCGAATCAAACCCAACACACCCAACCCTCATTCGAACAGAGATCGGCGTTGGCTATAGGATGGAAGAAGGATAG
- the ruvB gene encoding Holliday junction branch migration DNA helicase RuvB, producing the protein MSRQNEQTDPRVRVDDDADAALRPATFSDFTGQPKIVENLKIFIAAAKGRGEALDHVLLTGPPGLGKTTLSHIIAREMDAQIKITSGPVLEKPGDLAGLLTSLEEGDILFIDEIHRLSPVVEEYLYSAMEDFRLDIMIDSGPAARSIQLSVPRFTLIGATTRQGLLTAPLRSRFGITNRLDYYDAAELARVIVRSAGLLNAQIDVEGANELARRSRGTPRIANRLLRRTRDFADVKGTGVVTLEIARLALQALDVDEFGLDEMDARIISALIEKFAGGPVGISTLAVAVGEEPGTLEEVYEPFLIQQGFLQRTPRGRIATPLAYRHLGLTAPTPDMPLFSGDNS; encoded by the coding sequence ATGAGCAGACAGAACGAACAGACGGATCCGCGGGTCCGCGTAGATGATGATGCCGATGCAGCATTGCGTCCGGCTACGTTTTCGGATTTCACCGGACAGCCGAAGATCGTAGAGAACCTCAAGATCTTTATCGCTGCTGCGAAGGGAAGGGGCGAGGCATTGGACCATGTGTTGCTCACGGGTCCGCCCGGACTTGGCAAGACAACACTCTCGCATATCATCGCTCGGGAGATGGACGCGCAGATCAAGATCACGTCGGGTCCGGTGTTGGAAAAACCGGGGGATCTTGCCGGACTCCTCACAAGTCTTGAAGAAGGCGACATCCTCTTCATCGACGAGATCCACAGACTCTCGCCCGTTGTCGAAGAGTACCTCTACTCGGCCATGGAAGACTTCCGCCTGGACATCATGATCGATTCCGGTCCGGCAGCACGTTCCATCCAGCTCTCTGTGCCACGATTCACTCTCATCGGCGCCACAACACGACAAGGACTGCTCACAGCCCCCTTACGATCTCGTTTTGGGATAACGAACAGACTTGACTACTACGATGCAGCAGAACTCGCACGTGTTATCGTCCGCAGTGCCGGACTCCTCAACGCACAGATCGATGTGGAGGGGGCGAATGAACTCGCACGCAGGTCGCGGGGAACTCCTCGCATTGCCAACAGACTCCTGCGTCGCACGCGCGACTTTGCCGACGTAAAAGGCACGGGTGTTGTGACGTTGGAGATCGCCCGTCTTGCACTCCAAGCCTTGGATGTGGATGAGTTCGGACTCGACGAGATGGATGCGCGAATCATTTCGGCCCTCATTGAGAAGTTCGCGGGCGGACCGGTGGGCATTTCGACACTTGCCGTAGCGGTTGGTGAAGAACCCGGTACACTTGAAGAGGTGTATGAACCGTTCTTGATCCAGCAAGGATTCCTCCAGCGGACGCCTCGCGGGCGTATTGCTACGCCCCTTGCCTACCGTCACCTCGGACTCACTGCACCAACGCCAGACATGCCATTGTTCTCAGGAGATAATTCTTGA
- a CDS encoding PD40 domain-containing protein has protein sequence MCVGCSSTTPLPNTDIYIADLDRSSMKVSNVRNITQRTGYDNQPSFSPDGKGVYYVSDSTGVTDIYRYDLTSGATRQVTETNEQEFSPTPMNDGKSLSVVRVGKPLADGDEYTESQQVWRYDLGGRPIAPILATRRVGYHCWIDEGLIALFIVGDEEKGLPPKLIAADLASRQTIQLASNIGRTLRVTADGRLAFVDKSDSTRWKIATIAQGEDAPTPLVDLPTGSEDFCFLPDGKILSVSGSRLMFWKNGETATFIPFHTLTDLNGTLARITTNAEGTKIVFVVTGY, from the coding sequence TTGTGTGTAGGGTGCAGCTCCACTACGCCCCTTCCCAACACCGACATCTACATCGCCGATCTTGATCGATCATCGATGAAGGTGAGCAACGTGCGGAACATCACGCAACGCACGGGGTATGACAATCAACCGTCGTTCAGTCCTGATGGCAAGGGCGTGTATTATGTCTCCGACAGTACGGGCGTTACCGACATCTATCGGTACGATCTTACGTCGGGAGCTACACGACAAGTAACGGAGACCAACGAGCAAGAGTTCTCTCCTACACCCATGAACGACGGCAAAAGTCTCTCCGTTGTGCGTGTTGGCAAGCCCCTTGCCGATGGAGACGAATACACCGAATCTCAACAAGTATGGCGGTACGATCTTGGTGGAAGACCAATCGCCCCTATTCTTGCAACGCGCAGAGTTGGGTATCACTGCTGGATAGACGAAGGCCTCATTGCCCTCTTCATCGTTGGAGATGAGGAGAAGGGGCTTCCCCCTAAGCTCATCGCTGCCGACCTCGCATCACGTCAGACCATACAGCTCGCATCGAATATCGGACGTACATTGCGCGTCACCGCAGACGGCAGACTCGCCTTTGTTGACAAGTCCGACTCAACACGTTGGAAGATCGCAACCATTGCACAGGGCGAAGACGCCCCTACTCCGCTTGTGGATCTTCCGACCGGAAGCGAAGACTTCTGCTTCCTACCCGATGGCAAGATCCTGAGTGTCAGCGGCTCACGTCTAATGTTCTGGAAGAATGGCGAAACCGCAACGTTCATCCCGTTCCATACCCTCACCGATCTCAATGGCACGCTCGCCCGCATCACAACGAATGCAGAGGGAACGAAGATCGTGTTTGTAGTTACTGGGTACTAG
- a CDS encoding proline--tRNA ligase yields the protein MSKEITSRAEDYSQWYIDLVRKAGLADYSAVKGCMVIKPYGFGIWENMRDQLDRMFKETGHVNAYFPLLIPKSFLSREAAHIEGFAKECAVVTHYRLKNAEDGSGVIVDPDAKLDEELIIRPTSETIIWNTYKDWIQSYRDLPLLINQWANVVRWEMRTRLFLRTAEFLWQEGHTAHATRDEAIEETRKMLDVYATFAEEWMAMPVIKGVKTANERFAGAEDTYCIEALMQDGKALQAGTSHFLGQNFAKAFDVQFTSKEGTLEYVWATSWGVSTRLMGALVMAHSDDEGLVIPPKLASTQVVIVPIPKPLPELTEVADKIAAELRAKGIRVKIDNDDQNRPGYKFAEYEKLGYPVRLGLGARDLANGTIEVARRDTREKSSVAVEGIADHISALLDDIQKSMYNRALAFRDEHITRVDTWEEFVATLDGKGGFVSAHWDGTPETEDLIKEETKATIRCIPLNNPQENGVCIKTGKPSSQRVLFARAY from the coding sequence ATGAGCAAAGAGATAACATCCCGCGCAGAAGATTATTCCCAATGGTACATCGACCTGGTTCGCAAGGCCGGGCTTGCTGATTATTCAGCCGTAAAGGGCTGTATGGTCATCAAGCCGTATGGTTTTGGGATCTGGGAGAACATGCGAGATCAACTCGACCGTATGTTCAAGGAGACGGGGCATGTGAATGCCTACTTCCCGTTGTTGATCCCCAAGAGCTTCTTGAGCAGGGAGGCCGCCCACATTGAGGGCTTTGCCAAGGAATGTGCCGTTGTTACGCACTATCGTCTGAAGAATGCTGAGGATGGTTCCGGTGTGATCGTTGATCCGGATGCGAAGCTCGACGAAGAGTTGATCATTCGTCCAACGTCGGAGACGATCATCTGGAACACCTACAAGGACTGGATCCAATCGTATCGTGATCTGCCCCTTCTCATCAATCAGTGGGCGAATGTTGTTCGGTGGGAGATGCGCACGCGACTCTTCCTCCGCACGGCTGAATTCCTCTGGCAAGAAGGTCACACCGCACATGCAACGCGCGACGAAGCGATCGAAGAAACACGGAAGATGCTCGACGTGTATGCCACGTTCGCTGAAGAGTGGATGGCAATGCCGGTGATCAAGGGTGTGAAGACAGCCAACGAACGGTTTGCAGGCGCTGAAGACACGTATTGCATTGAAGCGTTGATGCAAGACGGCAAGGCATTGCAAGCCGGCACGTCGCACTTTCTTGGTCAGAACTTTGCCAAGGCATTCGATGTGCAGTTCACATCCAAGGAAGGCACGTTGGAATATGTTTGGGCCACGTCATGGGGCGTCTCCACACGTCTGATGGGCGCTCTTGTCATGGCGCATTCCGACGATGAAGGTCTGGTGATCCCGCCAAAGCTTGCATCAACACAGGTAGTGATCGTACCGATCCCAAAGCCCCTTCCTGAACTCACCGAAGTAGCAGACAAGATCGCAGCCGAGTTGCGTGCAAAGGGCATTCGTGTGAAGATCGATAATGACGATCAGAATCGTCCGGGATACAAGTTCGCTGAGTATGAGAAACTCGGATATCCTGTCCGACTCGGACTCGGTGCGCGCGATCTCGCCAACGGCACGATCGAAGTAGCACGCAGGGACACACGTGAGAAGTCTAGCGTTGCTGTAGAAGGCATTGCCGATCACATCTCTGCCCTTCTTGATGACATCCAAAAGTCGATGTACAACCGCGCGTTGGCCTTCCGCGACGAACACATCACACGCGTTGATACATGGGAAGAGTTTGTTGCAACGCTCGATGGTAAAGGGGGCTTTGTGAGTGCTCATTGGGACGGAACACCGGAGACCGAAGACCTCATCAAGGAAGAGACAAAGGCCACCATCCGCTGCATCCCGCTCAACAACCCGCAAGAGAACGGCGTCTGCATCAAGACCGGCAAACCAAGTTCCCAACGCGTCCTCTTTGCACGTGCCTACTAG
- the era gene encoding GTPase Era, which translates to MTRFATIALVGRPNAGKSTLMNAILGMHLSIVTNKPQTTRKRVLGIHTEGDTQLVFLDTPGLLAPKYRMQKHMMGYVDESLDAADIICVIVDVKKAFERGNVIDPMWSDAITKRKVPVILVLNKMDVLGVPKEAAVLMEQARLSGLFAKAIAISAKDTTFVEDLVKLLCELAPEGEFQYDTEIVSDQPDRFFVAEFIREAIFKQFSEEIPYAADVTIAEFKEREGGKWYIAADIVVERENQKAILIGAKGGALKQVGEASRATIEQHLGMPVFLELYVKVRNDWRNDRTQLASLGY; encoded by the coding sequence GTGACACGTTTCGCAACCATCGCCCTGGTGGGACGACCCAACGCCGGAAAATCTACGCTCATGAATGCCATCCTGGGCATGCACCTGAGCATCGTTACGAATAAGCCACAGACAACACGGAAACGTGTCCTGGGCATTCACACTGAAGGCGATACACAGCTGGTCTTTCTTGATACTCCCGGACTTCTTGCTCCAAAGTATCGGATGCAGAAGCACATGATGGGCTATGTGGATGAGTCGCTGGATGCAGCGGACATCATCTGCGTGATCGTGGACGTCAAGAAGGCCTTTGAGCGCGGAAATGTCATCGACCCAATGTGGTCCGATGCCATCACAAAGCGCAAAGTGCCGGTGATCCTCGTCCTCAACAAGATGGATGTCCTCGGCGTGCCCAAGGAAGCTGCCGTCCTGATGGAACAAGCACGTCTGAGCGGACTCTTCGCCAAGGCCATTGCCATCAGCGCCAAGGACACCACCTTTGTGGAAGATCTTGTAAAGCTCTTGTGTGAACTCGCGCCGGAAGGTGAGTTTCAGTACGACACGGAGATCGTCTCGGACCAGCCGGACAGGTTCTTCGTTGCCGAGTTCATTCGTGAGGCCATCTTCAAGCAATTCTCCGAAGAGATCCCCTACGCTGCCGACGTCACCATCGCAGAGTTCAAGGAGCGTGAAGGGGGCAAGTGGTACATCGCTGCAGATATCGTTGTTGAGCGCGAGAACCAGAAGGCCATCCTCATCGGTGCCAAGGGTGGTGCGTTGAAACAGGTTGGAGAGGCTTCCAGAGCCACAATTGAGCAGCATCTTGGCATGCCGGTGTTCTTGGAGCTCTACGTCAAGGTCCGAAATGATTGGCGCAATGACCGCACTCAATTGGCAAGTCTTGGCTATTGA